CTGATTTACCTCCTCACTCTGATGGGAAATGTCTTAATGCTGCTGATGATTAGGGCTGATTTTCACCTCCACATACCCATGTACTTCTTTTTGAGATGACTCTCCTTTCTGGACCTTTGCCACTCATCTGTCACAGTCCCCAAGATGCTGGAAAATGTACTTTCTGAAAGTAAAACCATCTTTGTAGAGAGCTGCCTGGCTCAGGCCTTCTTTGTGTTTGCCACCAGGGGCACTGAGGCATGTCTGCTGGCTGTGATGGCCTATGACCACTATGTAGCCATCAGCTCCCCTCTGCTCTGTGGCCAGGTGATGAACAACCAGCTCTGTACTGGGCTGATGTGGGGCTCCTGGGGCCTGGCCTTTGTTGATGCTCTCATCAACATCCTCCTGGCTGTCAATTCAGACTATTGTGAGGACCAAACTATTCCCCACTTCAGCTGCAAGCTGTCTTCTCTCTTCCATCTTTCTTGCTTTGATACCTCCACCAGTTTCACACTCCTGCTCTGCTCTTCTGTCTTGCATCTCTTTGGAACCTTCATTATGATTGTTTCTGCCTATGACCACATTGTCTGCACTATCCTAAGCATCAGCTCCACCTCAGGCAGAAGCAAGGCCTTCTCTACCTGCTCTTCTCACctcactactattattttgttctaTGGCTCAGGTTTCCTCAGCTATTTCTTGCCAACCTCAGGCTCCACTCTGGAGATGATCTTCTCCTTGCAGTACAGTGTGATTACTCCCATGCTGAATTCCCTCTTCTATAGCCTACAGAACAAAGAGGTGAAGGAAGTTATGGGAAGaatgtttagaaaatattttcattctctcttgTAGTGTACACAAAATGATAATGAAAGAGGAGCTGAACTATTGCGCTACCTGATCAAACAATGGACTTTAAGGAGAGTTGTTTGGTTGTCCGTGCTGCCAGATGTTACAGGGAACATAGTGGCATTTATTTCCTTGGAAATACTTCTGAAAAGGACAGGAAACTCTTATCTTAGGATGATTCAGGTTCAGTCTTATTTGGGTTATCAGATAACCCTCTTTTTCAAGGGatcattttgttaaaatgttaatttattattcatattatGTGGACATCTGTTGCTATCGTTGCTTATTACTTCTTCATGCTTCTTCATATAATTACACTTCAAGTCCACAGGAAGActgattttctcaaatttacatgTCCATAAAGTGAGGTGATCCTATAACCCACGATAGACTAACCATTCTACCCTTTCTCCCAGCAGTGAATTGAGGCAAGGTGTGAAACGAAGACCCAGGTGAGGTTATTTAGAATCCTTCTCTAGGAAATTCAGATATTGAGCaggaagaaacaacaacaacggCAACAAAAAACCCATCATTCAGAATAAAGTCAATCTGACCATAGTGCCTAAAGAGACCATGAAACCCTGTTCCCCTGGCAATTGTCCTTTCTGAGGTCGTATTTTTAATAGATATGGTAATAATAGCTAATTTGTTACATTTCTTAACTCATGTCACAAAGTGCGTTAAGTTCCTGGGATAGACAGGATGGCCTCCTGAAGGTGAtctcctaatccctggaacttgtgaatatgttatgtGACGAAAGGGGCTGGGCAGATGAATAAGGTTATAGACCTTAAAAGGGGTCGAGTAGtatagattatccaggtgggctcgATCTAATCACATGAATCCTTAAAAGCAGGGAAACTTCTCCAGCTGTAGGCAGTTATGATGAGGCGGAAAGGGAAGGTCAGAGATAATATAAGCATGAGAAAGACTCAACCCACCATTGCTGGTGTGGGTCCATGAGCCAGAGGTTGtgagtggcctctagaagctgaaaacaACCCCCAGCCAAGAGCTAGCAAAGAAATAGGAACTTTAGTCCATGGAATTcatggaactgaattctgccaacaacctgaatggtGTCTCTCCTAGATCCTCCAGGTAAGACCTACTGACTTGACTTTGGCCTTGTGTGACCCAGGGCAAAAAATCAGTTGAGTGCACCCATATTTCTGACCTAAAGAACTATCAGAAAATGTATTTGTGTCAtttgaagccactaagtttgtggtaatttgttatggcagcaacagaaaactaatatagtACCTTTTATTTATCCTACTTAGTTATCTCAACAGATACATGAGATAGGTTTATTGTGAGCTTTCCTTTACGGATGAGGAAATGAGACTCAGGATGTTTGTATGCTGTTCAGCGATTCATAGCAAGGAAATGGTGGAGCTGGAATTTTAACCCATGCAGTTTGAATCAAGTCCACACTCTCAATCACTGTAGTGCTGCTTCCATTAAGTCTATGAGGCTCGCAAATACTTTCTATAATTATATTTGCTATTGGATTCAGCTGCTTACAAAGAATGGTAATTAATACCACTAATACCAAAGGTGAGGTTCAAGCAACAGAACTTTGGTGAAATGCAAAGTATTTAGATATTTAGTTAAGATTTGGGAAAAGACAGTAATCACTATGCTGCCCTTCCTCTTCTATCTTGTGAACTATccttttttccaaaaatgtgttttctctctttaatcaggttatttgcggtcagtttctgtttttttcaaagaaaaatgattggTTTTGAAATTGGAACTGGGAGATTGATTTGTAGGCAACAAATATCAGGGAAGTGAGGATATGTAGAATTCGTGATTGTGCTAAGACACGCACAACGAAGTGAGCCGTCTGTCCGTCGTTACTGCTTATCATATGTAATTGCCACTCTTAAGATCCATTGCCTGAGACCATGGACACTGTGCTAATAAGCCTTTCAGTAAGGGAAAGTTGCTAAAATTAAGCAAGTACAAGAGAAAGAGGAATGCCAACACCACAGTGTCTTCTGTTGTCAAGAcaattatttcttgattttttaatttttatacaatttttaaaggttacttaccatttacagttattacaaaatattggttatattccctgtgttgtacagtatatccttgagCCTATCATACACCTAATAGTTGCATCTCCCACTCCCCCGCCTTTATgttacccctcccccccactggtaaccactagtttgttatctgtgagtctgcttttttgttgttatattttttagattccacatataaatgatatcgtacagtatttgtctttctctgtctcagttatttcacttagcataatgccctccaagtccatccatgttgctacaaatggcaaaattttcttttttatggcttagtattccatattttgtgtgtgtgtgtgtgtgtgtgtgtaacacatctttatccattcatctattgatggacacaagttattttcatgtcttggcaattgtaaataatgctgctatgaacattagggtgcatgtatcttttcaaattag
The Globicephala melas chromosome 10, mGloMel1.2, whole genome shotgun sequence genome window above contains:
- the LOC115841276 gene encoding LOW QUALITY PROTEIN: olfactory receptor 8S1-like (The sequence of the model RefSeq protein was modified relative to this genomic sequence to represent the inferred CDS: substituted 1 base at 1 genomic stop codon), with protein sequence MAMKNHSAVSEFIPLVLSIDPRTQAVLFVLFLLIYLLTLMGNVLMLLMIRADFHLHIPMYFFLRXLSFLDLCHSSVTVPKMLENVLSESKTIFVESCLAQAFFVFATRGTEACLLAVMAYDHYVAISSPLLCGQVMNNQLCTGLMWGSWGLAFVDALINILLAVNSDYCEDQTIPHFSCKLSSLFHLSCFDTSTSFTLLLCSSVLHLFGTFIMIVSAYDHIVCTILSISSTSGRSKAFSTCSSHLTTIILFYGSGFLSYFLPTSGSTLEMIFSLQYSVITPMLNSLFYSLQNKEVKEVMGRMFRKYFHSLL